The DNA region TTAATATTATCATTTTCTTCAATGTGTTACTAGGAACATACGAGAAAAGAAAAAGTTATGAAATGGTAGAAAAAGTTGGATTGTACTGGCACTTTGTAGACTTAGTGTGGGTATTTGTATTTACAGTTTTCTATCTAGTTTAATTTTTTAAAGTTTTATATTATGGCACATGCACATGAATCAAATGCAGGTAGAATCTGGAAAGTATTTGCAATTTTATCAGTAGTTACAATTATAGAGGTAATATTAGGGATTTACAAACCAGATGCTTTACACCGAGGGTATTTACTTGGTATGAGTTTGTTAAATTGGATATTTTATGCACTTACAATTTTTAAGGCATATTATATTGTTTGGGCATTTATGCACATAGAAGGTGAAAAATCTAGTCTTAAATGGTCTATCGTTTTACCTATTGTTTTTCTTGTCTTATACTTACTTTTCATTCTGTTGACTGAAGGGGATTATATTTATGGGGTTTTTAAAGATTCAACTATTAAATGGAATTTTTAACACTATATTAATTCAAAAAAAGGGCACGCTATTGCGTGCCTTTTTTTATTTTTGCACTTAATAAATGTACTTCCCCAGATGAAAAAAAATATAGTTCTTTTTGTTCTTTTTATCCTACCTATTGTTGCCTATTTGTTTTTTGCCTCTGGTGTAAATAGTTTTATAAAACTTCCAATAATTACTCCTAAAATTGCCGATATAGGGAATTGGACTTCTTTAAATGGTGAAAAGGTTACTTTAGATAAAAAAATTACCATTTTAGGGTTTTCGGGTACACAGCTATTAAAAAATCGAGGAAATCTTTTTAATCTAAACGAAAAAATCTATCAACGTTATCATGGATTTAAAGATTTGCAATTTGTTATGATTTGTCCTCTTGGGACAGAAAAGGATGTTAAAAGTATTATGGATGCTTTTGATGATTTTACGGATGTTTCACATTGGTATTTTGTTTTTACTACGCCAGATGAAATTAAAAGCTATTATAATCAATTGCATTTAGTTAATAAGTTAGATGCTAATTACGGTACTTCTAATGTTTTTATCATTGATAAAGAGCGAAATTTAAGAGGGCGAAAAGATAAGAAAGAATATAAAGAAGGTTATGACACTTTTCATCCTTCGGAATTAAGTAATGAAATGCTAGATGATTTTAAAATCATTTTGTATGAATACCGTGCCGCTCTTAAAAAAAATAATAATGCTACTAAGCAATTGTAAATAGTTTAGTTATGATTAAAAATAAATCCTTTATTGGAATTGCCTTTATTATCCTGATTTTTGGAATTTATGCCGTTCCAAAAATTGTTTCCAGAATTCAAAATAGCGATGTTGTAAAAGGCGATCGTTTGGATAAAGTTTCTTCATCTTCTAGTGCTGAAGATGCTTTAGTTAAAATAGGACCAGCTCCTAAATTTGAACTAACGAATCAAAATGGAGAAAAAATTACAAACGACACTTACAAAGGCAAAGTATATGTTTTAGAATTTTTCTTTACGACTTGTCCGTCTATTTGTCCAAAAATGAATCAAAGTATGTTGATTATTGAAAAGAAATTTTTTGGTAATCCTAATTTTGGAATTGTTTCAATAACCATTGACCCTGTACATGATACTCCCGCAGTCTTAAAATCCCATGCAGTGTTGTTAGGTGTTAAATCATCTAATTGGAATTTTTTAACAGGTGACAGGCAAACTATTTTTGATTTGGCTAATAAAGGTTATAATTTATATGCTGGAGAAAATAGTAAAGTAAACGGTGGATTTGAGCATTCTGGAATGTTTGCTCTAATTGATAAAAACGGAAACATTCGTTGTAGAAAAGATGAGTTTGGTAATCCTATTTTATATTACGATGGGTTAGAAAAAGCGGGCGTTAGAGATATACAACAAGATATAAGTATTTTATTAGCAGAATAGATCATGGAAAAACAAAATTTAGAAACAAAATATAATAAGTGGATTGTAGTTTTATCTGTTGCTATTCCTTTGGTAGTAGCATTACTTTTTGGAGTTAATTTACGTAAACTAGGTTATGATGTTGAGCCTCTTTCTTTTTTACCTCCTATCTACGCAACTATTAATGGTATCACAGCTGTTTTGTTAGTGTTGGCAGTAGTAGCGATTAAAAAGGGAAAAGTAACACTTCACGAAAATCTTATGAAAACGGCTATTGCTTGTTCGGTAGCTTTTTTAGGGATGTATGTGGCATATCATATGACTTCAGATTCTACTAAATTTGGTGGTGAAGGTGCCATTAAGTATGTCTATTATTTTATTCTTATTACACACATCATTCTTTCGGTAATAATTATTCCTTTAGTATTGATTACCTATGTTAGAGCTTTGGCACAAGTATTTGATAAGCACAAAAAAATAGCAAAAATTACATTTCCAATTTGGTTATATGTGGCTGTAACAGGTGTGATTGTTTATTTAATGATTGCTCCTTATTATGTGTAAAGAAATACAAAATCTCAATTTTAAAATTCCAAATTCCAAGACTAAGAAGATGTTTTTTGGAATTTGTTTTTTGTTTTTTGGAATTTCAACTTATGCACAATGCGCCATGTGTCGTGCGGCATTAAATAATGATGCGAATGTAGAACAAGCTAAAGCAGTCAATGACGGTATCGTTTTTTTGATGGCTGTTCCTTATCTATTGGTTGCTATTGTGGGTTATTTTATTTATAAAATGAGAAAATCCAAAACAAAAGTAGATTAGTGATTAGTTTATTCTAAGCCATCTACTGTGATGTTGATTTCGCCATTTACTTTTATGAAGGCAATAATTGCGTTTTGACTTAATTCAATTTTCTGGAATTGAATATCGTCCATTTTTCCATTTACAAAAACTCCAGTCATAGGTGAATAATTGTTTAGGTAATTCAGCGTTGTTTTTTTGCCTTCCTCCAGGTTAGGTTTTATGGAATAACGGCAATTTTGTTGGATTTTTTTCAAAATTAAACCTTGT from Flavobacterium nitratireducens includes:
- a CDS encoding DUF420 domain-containing protein, whose protein sequence is MEKQNLETKYNKWIVVLSVAIPLVVALLFGVNLRKLGYDVEPLSFLPPIYATINGITAVLLVLAVVAIKKGKVTLHENLMKTAIACSVAFLGMYVAYHMTSDSTKFGGEGAIKYVYYFILITHIILSVIIIPLVLITYVRALAQVFDKHKKIAKITFPIWLYVAVTGVIVYLMIAPYYV
- a CDS encoding cytochrome C oxidase subunit IV family protein, with the protein product MAHAHESNAGRIWKVFAILSVVTIIEVILGIYKPDALHRGYLLGMSLLNWIFYALTIFKAYYIVWAFMHIEGEKSSLKWSIVLPIVFLVLYLLFILLTEGDYIYGVFKDSTIKWNF
- a CDS encoding SCO family protein is translated as MIKNKSFIGIAFIILIFGIYAVPKIVSRIQNSDVVKGDRLDKVSSSSSAEDALVKIGPAPKFELTNQNGEKITNDTYKGKVYVLEFFFTTCPSICPKMNQSMLIIEKKFFGNPNFGIVSITIDPVHDTPAVLKSHAVLLGVKSSNWNFLTGDRQTIFDLANKGYNLYAGENSKVNGGFEHSGMFALIDKNGNIRCRKDEFGNPILYYDGLEKAGVRDIQQDISILLAE